A window of the Gossypium hirsutum isolate 1008001.06 chromosome A05, Gossypium_hirsutum_v2.1, whole genome shotgun sequence genome harbors these coding sequences:
- the LOC107957631 gene encoding protein MOS2, whose amino-acid sequence MKLSFSLPSKSKPTQKVCIPKPSTTQDDLNPKEFVTEFDPSKTLPDPNSKPSYVIPPKQNEWRPYKKMKNLDLPLQSDASRDLQFELDSSSHNPNPDSAISYGLNLRNNSSTKGEADNKDVTPGSAAPVETLLLQSFKEDLKKLPEDRGFEEFEDVPVEGFGKALLAGYGWVEGRGIGKNAKEDVKVKQYERRTDKEGLGFSSKEFKDRGQGLKNVKENIDKKEREEDEDGFFVGKDVRVIEGRGMGSKGTIMEKLGDSWLVLKLKNRDEEVKVRISEIADLGSREEEKYLRRLKELKIRDEKMSKHKDERKSSKRSRNTEKRSETQVNVERTRTNGDRGVSWLKSHIRVRIISKSLAGGRLYLKKGQVVDVVGPYMCDIAMDESKELIQGVEQELLETALPRRGGPVLVLYGRHKGVYGNLVERDLDREMGVVRDADSQELLDVKLEQVAEYTGDPSYLGY is encoded by the coding sequence ATGAAACTATCCTTCTCTCTCCCCTCCAAATCAAAACCCACCCAAAAAGTGTGCATCCCCAAGCCCTCCACCACCCAAGATGACCTAAACCCCAAAGAATTTGTCACAGAATTCGACCCTTCCAAAACCCTACCCGACCCCAATTCCAAGCCCTCCTACGTAATCCCTCCCAAGCAAAACGAATGGCGCCCCTACAAGAAGATGAAGAATCTTGACCTCCCTCTCCAATCCGATGCCTCTCGTGATCTCCAATTCGAGCTTGATTCCTCCTCTCACAATCCCAACCCTGATTCCGCAATCTCTTACGGTCTCAATCTCCGCAATAACAGCTCCACCAAGGGCGAGGCGGATAACAAAGATGTAACTCCTGGGTCAGCAGCTCCCGTCGAGACGCTCCTTCTCCAGAGTTTTAAAGAGGATTTGAAGAAGTTGCCCGAGGATCGAGGGTTTGAGGAGTTCGAGGATGTACCTGTGGAGGGTTTTGGTAAGGCTTTGCTTGCTGGATACGGGTGGGTTGAAGGTAGGGGAATTGGGAAAAACGctaaagaagatgttaaagtaaAGCAATACGAGCGGAGGACCGACAAAGAGGGGTTAGGGTTTAGTTCTAAGGAATTTAAAGACAGAGGACAGGGTTTGAAGAATGTCAAAGAGAATATTgacaaaaaagaaagagaggaggATGAAGATGGGTTTTTTGTAGGGAAAGACGTCAGAGTGATTGAAGGGAGAGGGATGGGTTCCAAAGGTACAATAATGGAGAAGTTGGGCGATAGTTGGCTTGTTTTGAAGTTGAAGAATAGAGACGAAGAAGTTAAAGTCCGTATATCTGAGATAGCTGATTTGGGTTCAAGGGAAGAAGAGAAGTATTTGAGGAGATTGAAGGAGTTGAAGATTAGGGATGAAAAAATGTCGAAACATAAGGATGAAAGAAAGTCTAGTAAACGGAGTAGAAATACTGAAAAAAGAAGTGAAACACAAGTTAATGTGGAGAGAACTAGGACTAATGGTGATCGAGGGGTTTCTTGGCTTAAAAGTCACATTAGGGTTCGGATTATTAGTAAAAGTTTAGCAGGGGGGAGGTTATATTTGAAGAAAGGGCAGGTGGTGGATGTTGTTGGACCATATATGTGTGACATAGCAATGGATGAGAGCAAAGAGTTGATTCAAGGGGTTGAGCAGGAACTGCTCGAGACTGCATTGCCGAGGCGTGGCGGTCCGGTTCTTGTTTTGTATGGTAGGCATAAAGGTGTGTATGGGAATTTGGTAGAGAGGGATTTAGATCGAGAAATGGGTGTTGTAAGAGATGCTGATAGTCAGGAGTTGCTAGATGTGAAACTTGAACAGGTTGCTGAGTATACGGGGGATCCAAGCTATCTTGGGTATTGA
- the LOC107957632 gene encoding far upstream element-binding protein 2 isoform X1 — MAEEEVVAASPGLVPSDHKRKLEDVEPQAPPVDMPLNTAVDPDATASDSSFDSSEAKRPRVGDEKTDGLASGNGFKDEQSDEPVKEEEEALLQNEVTKQAEDRTAQAEEAQETAKPQQVEGTTTETEQQSTDNHVTTDAELGKDEKFEADGGQEPGKVENFGADGSQEPPTKEESKQPSNEVPQQEVDDGSTITRRIEVPNAKVGVLIGKAGDTIRYLQYNSGAKIQITRDADADRDAPTRPVEIIGTLNSIIKAEKLINTVIAEADAGGSPSLVARGLATTQAAGDADHIEMQVPNEKVGLIIGRGGETIRGVQTRSGARIQLIPQHLPEGDESKERILRVTGDKRQIEIAREMIKDVMSQNARLSPLSGGFNLQGNRPRGTTGPPQWGSCGHTVPTASYDFHRRGPYPSQNSHYQSPYGGYPSHQMAPRSNFGSSWEQRPHNFQGPPHSGGYNYYSRHGSVSALHLTSIRGHGPRPTPAPAMGPVSSQSSYNYGQPHGPAAYAHPPPYSHAFPQHSYRNGYGEKYENHTPVQHPYGGHGSSQSGYAPPGPQSAYAPQQQYGKPYSYVQSQGPQTYGPPANQPGEVPYQGPTGQSYSPNVPPQQQYAYASGPLQQSYPPYGSAPPGDGYNQPPPVTGQAYSQQGGQSVPGYSQPSAQQATPYAQANTAAGYGQYPPSQQGYSDQAAPNNAAYGYQGTQDSGYGSGPVTTYGAAPPNGQVTYAQPTATQATYDQSGGYAAAPGTAPVAYGKTVSPQLGYPQYDSTQMYAAPQ; from the exons ATGGCAGAGGAAGAGGTCGTCGCCGCTTCACCCGGTCTCGTCCCCTCCGATCATAAGCGGAAGCTTGAAGATGTCGAGCCCCAAGCCCCTCCTGTCGACATGCCTCTCAACACTGCTGTAGACCCTGATGCAACGGCATCTGATTCGTCATTTGATTCGTCCGAGGCTAAGCGACCTAGGGTCGGCGACGAGAAAACCGACGGCTTGG CTAGTGGGAATGGGTTCAAAGATGAGCAGTCGGATGAACCTGTGAAGGAGGAAGAGGAGGCTTTGCTGCAAAATGAGGTTACCAAACAAGCAGAGGATCGTACTGCTCAAGCAGAGGAGGCTCAAGAAACAGCAAAACCTCAACAAGTTGAAGGAACAACAACGGAAACTGAGCAACAATCTACTGATAATCATGTGACTACTGATGCTGAGTTAGGTAAAGATGAGAAATTTGAGGCAGATGGTGGTCAGGAACCGGGTAAAGTTGAGAATTTTGGGGCAGATGGTAGCCAGGAACCGCCTACTAAAGAGGAGAGTAAGCAACCTTCTAATGAGGTGCCTCAGCAGGAAGTTGATGATGGTTCAACTATTACTCGCAGAATTGAGGTTCCTAATGCTAAG GTTGGTGTTCTCATAGGAAAGGCAGGGGATACTATAAGGTACCTACAATACAACTCGGGGGCAAAAATTCAAATTACAAGGGATGCGGATGCTGATCGAGATGCCCCAACAAGGCCTGTAGAAATAATAGGGACTTTGAATAGCATAATCAAGGCTGAGAAGCTTATAAATACTGTCATAGCAGAG GCTGACGCTGGGGGTTCCCCTTCCCTTGTAGCTAGGGGCCTTGCTACCACACAGGCTGCTGGGGATGCTGATCATATTGAGATGCAAGTTCCAAATGAGAAG GTTGGTTTAATCATTGGTAGAGGTGGGGAGACTATCAGAGGAGTGCAGACTAGGTCAGGGGCTCGCATTCAG TTGATACCTCAACATCTCCCAGAAGGGGATGAATCAAAAGAAAGGATACTGAGAGTGACAGGTGATAAGAGGCAAATTGAGATTGCCAGAGAAATGATAAAAGACGTCATGAGTCAG AATGCCAGGCTATCACCTCTTTCTGGTGGTTTCAATCTGCAGGGCAATCGACCTCGGGGAACCACTGGACCACCTCAATGGGGTTCCTGTGGCCATACTGTCCCTACAGCATCATATGATTTTCATAGAAGGGGACCATATCCATCTCAAAACTCACATTATCAATCTCCTTATGGTGGCTACCCTTCTCATCAAATGGCTCCAAGAAGCAATTTTGGTTCTAGCTGGGAGCAGAGGCCTCATAACTTTCAGGGACCTCCACATAGTGGAGGTTATAATTACTACAGCAGGCATGGAAGTGTCTCTGCCCTGCATTTGACTTCAATTCGTGGGCATGGACCTAGGCCAACACCTGCTCCAGCTATGGGGCCAGTGTCATCTCAGTCAAGTTATAATTATGGACAGCCTCATGGTCCAGCAGCTTATGCACATCCACCACCCTATTCCCATGCTTTTCCCCAGCATAGCTATAGAAATGGATATGGAGAGAAGTATGAAAATCATACCCCGGTTCAGCACCCTTACGGAGGGCATGGATCTTCTCAGTCAGGATATGCACCACCAGGTCCTCAATCTGCGTATGCCCCTCAGCAGCAGTATGGCAAGCCATATTCATATGTGCAGTCACAAGGACCCCAAACATATGGTCCTCCAGCCAATCAACCTGGAGAAGTTCCATATCAAGGTCCAACTGGCCAATCTTACAGTCCAAATGTGCCTCCTCAGCAGCAATACGCATATGCAAGTGGCCCCTTGCAACAAAGCTATCCTCCATATGGCTCTGCACCACCCGGTGATGGGTATAATCAGCCTCCACCAGTGACTGGCCAGGCGTATTCCCAACAAGGTGGACAGTCTGTTCCTGGTTACAGTCAACCTTCTGCTCAGCAAGCTACTCCTTATGCACAAGCGAATACTGCTGCTGGGTATGGTCAATATCCACCCTCACAGCAGGGTTATTCCGATCAGGCAGCTCCAAATAATGCGGCTTATGGTTATCAAGGGACACAAGATTCTGGCTATGGCAGTGGCCCTGTGACAACATACGGTGCAGCACCACCTAATGGGCAAGTTACTTATGCTCAACCGACAGCAACTCAGGCAACCTATGATCAGTCTGGTGGATATGCAGCAGCACCAGGTACTGCACCTGTAGCATATGGAAAAACAGTATCCCCGCAGCTTGGATACCCTCAGTATGATTCAACCCAGATGTATGCCGCACCACAGTGA
- the LOC107957632 gene encoding far upstream element-binding protein 2 isoform X2: MAEEEVVAASPGLVPSDHKRKLEDVEPQAPPVDMPLNTAVDPDATASDSSFDSSEAKRPRVGDEKTDGLASGNGFKDEQSDEPVKEEEEALLQNEVTKQAEDRTAQAEEAQETAKPQQVEGTTTETEQQSTDNHVTTDAELGKDEKFEADGGQEPGKVENFGADGSQEPPTKEESKQPSNEVPQQEVDDGSTITRRIEVPNAKVGVLIGKAGDTIRYLQYNSGAKIQITRDADADRDAPTRPVEIIGTLNSIIKAEKLINTVIAEADAGGSPSLVARGLATTQAAGDADHIEMQVPNEKVGLIIGRGGETIRGVQTRSGARIQLIPQHLPEGDESKERILRVTGDKRQIEIAREMIKDVMSQGNRPRGTTGPPQWGSCGHTVPTASYDFHRRGPYPSQNSHYQSPYGGYPSHQMAPRSNFGSSWEQRPHNFQGPPHSGGYNYYSRHGSVSALHLTSIRGHGPRPTPAPAMGPVSSQSSYNYGQPHGPAAYAHPPPYSHAFPQHSYRNGYGEKYENHTPVQHPYGGHGSSQSGYAPPGPQSAYAPQQQYGKPYSYVQSQGPQTYGPPANQPGEVPYQGPTGQSYSPNVPPQQQYAYASGPLQQSYPPYGSAPPGDGYNQPPPVTGQAYSQQGGQSVPGYSQPSAQQATPYAQANTAAGYGQYPPSQQGYSDQAAPNNAAYGYQGTQDSGYGSGPVTTYGAAPPNGQVTYAQPTATQATYDQSGGYAAAPGTAPVAYGKTVSPQLGYPQYDSTQMYAAPQ; this comes from the exons ATGGCAGAGGAAGAGGTCGTCGCCGCTTCACCCGGTCTCGTCCCCTCCGATCATAAGCGGAAGCTTGAAGATGTCGAGCCCCAAGCCCCTCCTGTCGACATGCCTCTCAACACTGCTGTAGACCCTGATGCAACGGCATCTGATTCGTCATTTGATTCGTCCGAGGCTAAGCGACCTAGGGTCGGCGACGAGAAAACCGACGGCTTGG CTAGTGGGAATGGGTTCAAAGATGAGCAGTCGGATGAACCTGTGAAGGAGGAAGAGGAGGCTTTGCTGCAAAATGAGGTTACCAAACAAGCAGAGGATCGTACTGCTCAAGCAGAGGAGGCTCAAGAAACAGCAAAACCTCAACAAGTTGAAGGAACAACAACGGAAACTGAGCAACAATCTACTGATAATCATGTGACTACTGATGCTGAGTTAGGTAAAGATGAGAAATTTGAGGCAGATGGTGGTCAGGAACCGGGTAAAGTTGAGAATTTTGGGGCAGATGGTAGCCAGGAACCGCCTACTAAAGAGGAGAGTAAGCAACCTTCTAATGAGGTGCCTCAGCAGGAAGTTGATGATGGTTCAACTATTACTCGCAGAATTGAGGTTCCTAATGCTAAG GTTGGTGTTCTCATAGGAAAGGCAGGGGATACTATAAGGTACCTACAATACAACTCGGGGGCAAAAATTCAAATTACAAGGGATGCGGATGCTGATCGAGATGCCCCAACAAGGCCTGTAGAAATAATAGGGACTTTGAATAGCATAATCAAGGCTGAGAAGCTTATAAATACTGTCATAGCAGAG GCTGACGCTGGGGGTTCCCCTTCCCTTGTAGCTAGGGGCCTTGCTACCACACAGGCTGCTGGGGATGCTGATCATATTGAGATGCAAGTTCCAAATGAGAAG GTTGGTTTAATCATTGGTAGAGGTGGGGAGACTATCAGAGGAGTGCAGACTAGGTCAGGGGCTCGCATTCAG TTGATACCTCAACATCTCCCAGAAGGGGATGAATCAAAAGAAAGGATACTGAGAGTGACAGGTGATAAGAGGCAAATTGAGATTGCCAGAGAAATGATAAAAGACGTCATGAGTCAG GGCAATCGACCTCGGGGAACCACTGGACCACCTCAATGGGGTTCCTGTGGCCATACTGTCCCTACAGCATCATATGATTTTCATAGAAGGGGACCATATCCATCTCAAAACTCACATTATCAATCTCCTTATGGTGGCTACCCTTCTCATCAAATGGCTCCAAGAAGCAATTTTGGTTCTAGCTGGGAGCAGAGGCCTCATAACTTTCAGGGACCTCCACATAGTGGAGGTTATAATTACTACAGCAGGCATGGAAGTGTCTCTGCCCTGCATTTGACTTCAATTCGTGGGCATGGACCTAGGCCAACACCTGCTCCAGCTATGGGGCCAGTGTCATCTCAGTCAAGTTATAATTATGGACAGCCTCATGGTCCAGCAGCTTATGCACATCCACCACCCTATTCCCATGCTTTTCCCCAGCATAGCTATAGAAATGGATATGGAGAGAAGTATGAAAATCATACCCCGGTTCAGCACCCTTACGGAGGGCATGGATCTTCTCAGTCAGGATATGCACCACCAGGTCCTCAATCTGCGTATGCCCCTCAGCAGCAGTATGGCAAGCCATATTCATATGTGCAGTCACAAGGACCCCAAACATATGGTCCTCCAGCCAATCAACCTGGAGAAGTTCCATATCAAGGTCCAACTGGCCAATCTTACAGTCCAAATGTGCCTCCTCAGCAGCAATACGCATATGCAAGTGGCCCCTTGCAACAAAGCTATCCTCCATATGGCTCTGCACCACCCGGTGATGGGTATAATCAGCCTCCACCAGTGACTGGCCAGGCGTATTCCCAACAAGGTGGACAGTCTGTTCCTGGTTACAGTCAACCTTCTGCTCAGCAAGCTACTCCTTATGCACAAGCGAATACTGCTGCTGGGTATGGTCAATATCCACCCTCACAGCAGGGTTATTCCGATCAGGCAGCTCCAAATAATGCGGCTTATGGTTATCAAGGGACACAAGATTCTGGCTATGGCAGTGGCCCTGTGACAACATACGGTGCAGCACCACCTAATGGGCAAGTTACTTATGCTCAACCGACAGCAACTCAGGCAACCTATGATCAGTCTGGTGGATATGCAGCAGCACCAGGTACTGCACCTGTAGCATATGGAAAAACAGTATCCCCGCAGCTTGGATACCCTCAGTATGATTCAACCCAGATGTATGCCGCACCACAGTGA
- the LOC107957632 gene encoding far upstream element-binding protein 2 isoform X3 — protein sequence MAEEEVVAASPGLVPSDHKRKLEDVEPQAPPVDMPLNTAVDPDATASDSSFDSSEAKRPRVGDEKTDGLASGNGFKDEQSDEPVKEEEEALLQNEVTKQAEDRTAQAEEAQETAKPQQVEGTTTETEQQSTDNHVTTDAELGKDEKFEADGGQEPGKVENFGADGSQEPPTKEESKQPSNEVPQQEVDDGSTITRRIEVPNAKVGVLIGKAGDTIRYLQYNSGAKIQITRDADADRDAPTRPVEIIGTLNSIIKAEKLINTVIAEADAGGSPSLVARGLATTQAAGDADHIEMQVPNEKVGLIIGRGGETIRGVQTRSGARIQLIPQHLPEGDESKERILRVTGDKRQIEIAREMIKDVMSQNARLSPLSGGFNLQGNRPRGTTGPPQWGSCGHTVPTASYDFHRRGPYPSQNSHYQSPYGGYPSHQMAPRSNFGSSWEQRPHNFQGPPHSGGYNYYSRHGSVSALHLTSIRGHGPRPTPAPAMGPVSSQSSYNYGQPHGPAAYAHPPPYSHAFPQHSYRNGYGEKYENHTPVQHPYGGHGSSQSGYAPPGPQSAYAPQQQYGKPYSYVQSQGPQTYGPPANQPGEVPYQGPTGQSYSPNVPPQQQYAYASGPLQQSYPPYGSAPPGDGYNQPPPVTGQAYSQQGGQSVPGYSQPSAQQATPYAQANTAAGYGQYPPSQQGYSDQAAPNNAAYGYQGTQDSGYGSGPVTTYGAAPPNGQVTYALDMQQHQVLHL from the exons ATGGCAGAGGAAGAGGTCGTCGCCGCTTCACCCGGTCTCGTCCCCTCCGATCATAAGCGGAAGCTTGAAGATGTCGAGCCCCAAGCCCCTCCTGTCGACATGCCTCTCAACACTGCTGTAGACCCTGATGCAACGGCATCTGATTCGTCATTTGATTCGTCCGAGGCTAAGCGACCTAGGGTCGGCGACGAGAAAACCGACGGCTTGG CTAGTGGGAATGGGTTCAAAGATGAGCAGTCGGATGAACCTGTGAAGGAGGAAGAGGAGGCTTTGCTGCAAAATGAGGTTACCAAACAAGCAGAGGATCGTACTGCTCAAGCAGAGGAGGCTCAAGAAACAGCAAAACCTCAACAAGTTGAAGGAACAACAACGGAAACTGAGCAACAATCTACTGATAATCATGTGACTACTGATGCTGAGTTAGGTAAAGATGAGAAATTTGAGGCAGATGGTGGTCAGGAACCGGGTAAAGTTGAGAATTTTGGGGCAGATGGTAGCCAGGAACCGCCTACTAAAGAGGAGAGTAAGCAACCTTCTAATGAGGTGCCTCAGCAGGAAGTTGATGATGGTTCAACTATTACTCGCAGAATTGAGGTTCCTAATGCTAAG GTTGGTGTTCTCATAGGAAAGGCAGGGGATACTATAAGGTACCTACAATACAACTCGGGGGCAAAAATTCAAATTACAAGGGATGCGGATGCTGATCGAGATGCCCCAACAAGGCCTGTAGAAATAATAGGGACTTTGAATAGCATAATCAAGGCTGAGAAGCTTATAAATACTGTCATAGCAGAG GCTGACGCTGGGGGTTCCCCTTCCCTTGTAGCTAGGGGCCTTGCTACCACACAGGCTGCTGGGGATGCTGATCATATTGAGATGCAAGTTCCAAATGAGAAG GTTGGTTTAATCATTGGTAGAGGTGGGGAGACTATCAGAGGAGTGCAGACTAGGTCAGGGGCTCGCATTCAG TTGATACCTCAACATCTCCCAGAAGGGGATGAATCAAAAGAAAGGATACTGAGAGTGACAGGTGATAAGAGGCAAATTGAGATTGCCAGAGAAATGATAAAAGACGTCATGAGTCAG AATGCCAGGCTATCACCTCTTTCTGGTGGTTTCAATCTGCAGGGCAATCGACCTCGGGGAACCACTGGACCACCTCAATGGGGTTCCTGTGGCCATACTGTCCCTACAGCATCATATGATTTTCATAGAAGGGGACCATATCCATCTCAAAACTCACATTATCAATCTCCTTATGGTGGCTACCCTTCTCATCAAATGGCTCCAAGAAGCAATTTTGGTTCTAGCTGGGAGCAGAGGCCTCATAACTTTCAGGGACCTCCACATAGTGGAGGTTATAATTACTACAGCAGGCATGGAAGTGTCTCTGCCCTGCATTTGACTTCAATTCGTGGGCATGGACCTAGGCCAACACCTGCTCCAGCTATGGGGCCAGTGTCATCTCAGTCAAGTTATAATTATGGACAGCCTCATGGTCCAGCAGCTTATGCACATCCACCACCCTATTCCCATGCTTTTCCCCAGCATAGCTATAGAAATGGATATGGAGAGAAGTATGAAAATCATACCCCGGTTCAGCACCCTTACGGAGGGCATGGATCTTCTCAGTCAGGATATGCACCACCAGGTCCTCAATCTGCGTATGCCCCTCAGCAGCAGTATGGCAAGCCATATTCATATGTGCAGTCACAAGGACCCCAAACATATGGTCCTCCAGCCAATCAACCTGGAGAAGTTCCATATCAAGGTCCAACTGGCCAATCTTACAGTCCAAATGTGCCTCCTCAGCAGCAATACGCATATGCAAGTGGCCCCTTGCAACAAAGCTATCCTCCATATGGCTCTGCACCACCCGGTGATGGGTATAATCAGCCTCCACCAGTGACTGGCCAGGCGTATTCCCAACAAGGTGGACAGTCTGTTCCTGGTTACAGTCAACCTTCTGCTCAGCAAGCTACTCCTTATGCACAAGCGAATACTGCTGCTGGGTATGGTCAATATCCACCCTCACAGCAGGGTTATTCCGATCAGGCAGCTCCAAATAATGCGGCTTATGGTTATCAAGGGACACAAGATTCTGGCTATGGCAGTGGCCCTGTGACAACATACGGTGCAGCACCACCTAATGGGCAAGTTACTTATGCTC TGGATATGCAGCAGCACCAGGTACTGCACCTGTAG
- the LOC107960647 gene encoding phospholipase SGR2: MAESVANPTVVGASTVEETSPDLLKNTPSNIARLEDVIEHCKGRRKYLAQTRSPSDGGDVRWYFYKVPLAENELAASIPRTEIVGKSDYFRFGMRDSLAIEASFLQREEELLSSWWKEYAECCEGPRGRSSSGKKLDLGEDSSSSKGLQSAQLYGFEEERVGVPVKGGLYEVDLVKRHCFPVYWNGENRRVLRGHWFARKGGVDWLPLREDVAEQLEIAYSNKVWHRRTFQPSGLFAARVDLQGSTPGLHALFTGEDDTWEAWLNVDASGFSSVISFSGSAIKLRRGYSASHSPKPTQDELRQRREEEMDDYCSEVPVRHLVFMVHGIGQRLEKSNLVDDVGNFRHITATLAEKHLTSHQRRTQRVLFIPCQWRKGLKLSGEAAVEKITLDGVRGLRVMLSATVHDVLYYMSPIYCQSIINSVSNQLNRLYLKFLKRNPGYDGKVSIYGHSLGSVLSYDILCHQENLSSPFPMEWVYEKHSKDVGCPVDTNNQSSNPSSLDNLEENNINVRMKDAVDCVGEDMLVSQPTALVIEGNVEDESLVNSEIDVSAEDSIQKSCEEDVHQLLNDVNGTLLLDEGGLGKATDVAGLSEKVTEEKSEEARYKDKKIKMLREEVNSLEAKIAELQSHKSEDATENKEMLGRKPPPLQKFNQKLVVTLDDAPQRYTPYIRYTKLEFKVDTFFAVGSPLGVFLALRNIRIGLGKGQDYWDEENISEEMPACRQMLNIFHPYDPVAYRIEPLVCKEHITKRPVIIPYHKGGRRLHIGFQEFTEDLAARSQGVMDRLSFIRAKVLTVCQSRNTDDLEGPENMEEKEERSYGSQMIERLTGSEEGRIDHMLQDKTFEHPYLQAIGSHTNYWRDYDTALFILKHLYRDIPEDPDSSMESNGDSSKDKSVSTGWSDHRGSPDEESPLTFSDRIMVKSFSREAKKFVKKS; encoded by the exons ATGGCTGAATCGGTAGCAAATCCCACAGTTGTGGGAGCAAGTACGGTGGAGGAAACATCGCCCGATTTGTTGAAGAATACACCATCTAACATTGCAAGATTGGAGGATGTGATAGAGCATTGTAAGGGCCGTCGGAAGTATCTTGCACAGACAAGGAGTCCTTCAGATGGGGGTGACGTCCGCTGGTACTTTTACAAGGTTCCTTTAGCTGAAAATG AGCTAGCTGCCTCTATTCCTCGAACTGAGATAGTGGGGAAGAGTGACTATTTTCGTTTTGGGATGAGGGATTCTCTTGCTATAGAGGCATCTTTCTTGCAG AGAGAAGAAGAGCTACTATCTAGTTGGTGGAAAGAATATGCTGAATGCTGTGAAGGTCCAAGAGGACGAAGTAGTTCTGGCAAGAAGTTGGACTTGGGAGAAGATTCATCTTCTTCCAAGGGTTTGCAATCAGCCCAACTATATGGGTTTGAAGAAGAGAGGGTTGGTGTCCCTGTAAAGGGAGGGCTCTATGAG GTAGATTTAGTTAAGAGACACTGCTTCCCTGTTTACTGGAATGGAGAAAATAGGCGTGTTTTAAGAGGTCACTGGTTCGCTCGTAAAGGGGGAGTGGATTGGCTTCCACTTCGTGAAGATGTAGCTGAACAATTGGAGATTGCATATAGTAACAAG GTTTGGCATAGGagaacatttcaaccgtcaggaCTTTTTGCAGCTAGAGTTGATTTGCAGGGCTCTACCCCA GGACTGCATGCACTTTTTACTGGAGAAGACGATACTTGGGAGGCTTGGCTCAATGTTGACGCTTCTGGTTTTTCAAGTGTCATAAGTTTCAGTGGAAGTGCAATCAAGTTAAGACGTGGTTACTCTGCATCTCACTCCCCCAAACCCACCCAG GATGAATTACGTCAAAGAAGGGAGGAAGAAATGGATGATTACTGTTCTGAG GTTCCTGTTCGACACTTGGTCTTTATGGTCCACGGTATTGGTCAAAGGTTGGAGAAATCTAATTTGGTTGATGATGTTGGCAACTTTCGGCACATCACAGCAACCCTTGCTGAGAAACACCTGACTTCACATCAAAGGCGCACACAAAGAGTCCTTTTCATTCCCTGTCAG TGGAGAAAAGGCTTGAAGCTCAGTGGTGAAGCTGCAGTTGAGAAAATCACACTAGATGGTGTGCGGGGTTTGCGTGTTATGCTAAGTGCTACTGTTCATGATGTATTATACTACATGAGTCCCATATACTGTCAGAGCATTATCAACTCG GTTTCGAACCAGTTAAATAGGCTGTATTTAAAGTTTCTTAAACGGAATCCTGGTTATGACGGAAAG GTTTCCATATATGGACATTCTTTGGGAAGCGTCCTCTCCTATGACATCCTCTGCCATCAAGAGAATCTCTCCTCCCCATTTCCAATGGAATGGGTGTATGAGAAACACTCAAAGGATGTTGGATGTCCCGTTGATACGAATAACCAATCTTCTAATCCCAGTTCTTTGGATAATCTAGAGGAAAACAACATCAATGTGAGGATGAAGGATGCAGTAGATTGTGTTGGTGAAGACATGTTGGTTTCACAACCAACTGCTTTGGTGATTGAAGGGAATGTGGAAGATGAATCCTTAGTAAATTCTGAAATTGATGTGTCTGCTGAGGACTCTATTCAGAAAAGCTGTGAGGAGGATGTGCATCAATTACTTAATGATGTTAATGGAACCCTTTTGCTGGATGAGGGTGGATTAGGTAAAGCTACAGATGTTGCTGGTCTTTCAGAGAAAGTGACGGAGGAAAAGAGTGAAGAAGCCAGATATAaggataaaaaaatcaaaatgcttAGGGAAGAG GTTAATTCCCTGGAGGCGAAAATTGCAGAACTGCAATCACATAAAAGTGAGGATGCCACTG AAAATAAGGAGATGCTTGGGCGAAAGCCACCTCCGCTGCAGAAGTTCAATCAAAAGCTGGTAGTTACGTTGGATGATGCACCACAGAGATATACACCTTATATCAGATACACAAAGCTTGAATTCAAG GTTGACACATTCTTTGCAGTGGGATCACCTCTGGGAGTGTTCCTTGCCCTTCGCAATATCCGTATTGGACTTG GCAAAGGCCAAGATTATTGGGATGAGGAAAACATTTCCGAAGAGATGCCAGCTTGTCGTCAAATGCTCAACATCTTCCACCCATATGATCCTGTAGCATATAG AATAGAACCACTTGTTTGCAAAGAACACATCACAAAACGTCCTGTCATTATCCCTTATCACAAAGGTGGAAGAAGGTTGCATATTGGATTTCAA GAATTCACTGAAGATTTAGCTGCTCGTTCTCAAGGAGTAATGGATCGTCTCAGCTTTATAAGG GCTAAAGTGCTCACAGTTTGCCAATCAAGAAACACTGACGACCTAGAAG GACCAGAGAACATGGAAGAGAAAGAAGAGAGATCATATGGTTCTCAAATGATTGAAAGGTTAACTGGGAGTGAAGAAGGGCGAATAGATCACATGCTTCAA GATAAAACATTTGAACATCCATATCTACAAGCCATTGGATCACATAC AAACTATTGGAGAGATTATGATACTGCACTGTTCATTTTGAAACATTTATATCGAGATATACCTGAAGATCCCGACTCCTCTATGGAATCCAATGGAGACAGCTCAAAGGATAAGAGTGTTTCTACGGGTTGGTCTGATCACAGAGGGTCTCCTGATGAAGAATCTCCTCTTACGTTCTCTGACAGAATTATGGTGAAAAGTTTCTCGAGGGAAGCTAAGAAATTTGTAAAGAAGTCTTGA